The window AAATTCAGACCAAACAGATGCCAAGATAATAGTCCCAACTGCCATTATCCATATACAGAACTCTGACAAGCCCACAATTGGACTGTCTGGAGAATACAACAGAAGCTCCACtgcataggaaaataaaaacatggtTATGCATATCTTTGGGTGTttcgtcttctttttttttttttttttttgcaacaagaaaaaaaaatatttcagtgACATTAAGCTGAAGTATGGATATACAGAAAAATGTTTAATGGATGACACTTCACCAGAtgaaaccaaaaagaaaactatACATCCTTTACATAAGAGAAAAAAACCAATTTCAGTGACTGGCACTTTATAGCAGGTGAGAAAGTAATTCATCAAGGAGTCTGGTTTCTCTAAATAAAGGCTGAACTAAACGTCACGAAATCTGGAAGCCAAgacatcaaaaaacaaaaaatcttatAAATAGTACCTCACATAAGTGATCGACCTGTAATGCATATCTGCTGTGgacttctttcttttccttcaaaAACTCGGTACCTTGCCTACCAAATCTACCAAAGGGTAGCCCAAGGAACCATCCTCCACAGGACCTgaccttttcttcttcaattatgATTTGGACCAGGAGTCAAATAACATCTCCACATCTCTAGGTGTCACAGAATCAACTCCAAATAAATAGCATATAAACTGTAGCTATATCACAAAGACAAGATGTCTAGAGAATTACTCTTCATGCATAGCACATCTGCAGACCTTACTGAACCCTCTGGCCTGCTACGCTTATCCAATGTTATCCAGAGCAGCAAGGCAAAAGTAACTATTTCCAAGGGAGGCCATACCCCTATATGTTATTAACCATCTGATGGCCTTCAAATTAAGTACATCTTTTACTTTTAGACTGAATAAGTAAAAACAGAAGCAAAGTGATGCGAAACCCAgatcacaaaaccctatttgggttcGCTATGGGCTAACCCAAATGTATATTAGCCAAAAGTAGAGAGAAAATGCCAGTTCTAGTAAATATAAGAAAGGATGCAAAGTGGGAGTGGCAATCTTGCAATAAAACAGAACATTTGAAGGGAAATAAGGTAGTTATATAGGGgaatggaaaagagaagaattagTATTTATTGAATGAGGGCAGACttggaagcaaaaaaataaataaataacggaCATGAGTAGATTAGAAGAATTAAAAGGGAGGGGCACTtttaaggaaaataagaaaagagaagtaatTATATCAAAGAGGCTGAAAAATACAAGCAGTCGTCTTCAACCtctaaccaaggattaaagtatcggtatagGTTGTTgtatcggtcgactaaatttaagatacgtattggaggggtATCGGATCGTATCAGAGATATTTTAAACCATGACTCTAACTAGAAAAAAGAAGGCGGAGAACAGGGATCAACCATCAGCTGATTTCAGGTGAACAAACTCAGTCATGCAACCATGGGTCGATCTGAGATTTCAGGTGAGAGATCCTCACTAACATTCCTTTGAGAATCACTCAACAACAGGTTATAAATCTCAAGTACTAAAATATTATTTCAGGCCACAACTGAACCTTGCGGTAGGAGAAAAGGTTCAAATCTGGCTGTGGGTTCaacctccctgcagaagatgatTCAGAAGGAAGATCCCTATAGCATAGGTCACCTAAAGAAGGGCTTCTTTTACTCCAAATCTCGGACCAAATGGAAAGATCATTAGAGAGTTCGCTCGAGTTTCTTGCAGTTCAGTTGGTAACAGAGTTAAGAAGAGGATATAACAAGGAAGTGAGcggaattgatgcagatacagcTGCACTTGACTGGATGGACCAGCAAGACCAGAAATGGAAGCCAAGCGCCAAGAAGAATCGGTCCAACCAAgagttttggtccaacaagggttggaaaaaaattagtagcttattttatcttttattttatgccttttattttccagacttgaacgtaggagtgtTGGTAAGAGTTAGCCGGTTTATGTCTTTTCTTTTGAGGTGGttcccatttatgatttgtttcctagttagactagtttctatttcagttttatgtctttattttccATATATATTGGTTGCCATTGATGGACAAGATAGAGTGATTTTGAATAGCTTCTCTGTGTGTGTTCCCTtcgttcccccccccccttggtactctattttccccttcttctctagAGGTCCTCCATCAGGGAGACGGGAGGATAGGAAGAATGTCTAAGAAGAATGAAAGGGGGGCTGAAGAACACTCCTACAAAAGGAGgttcagaaacacagaagaagaaaaatagaagtagAAAAATAGAGGAGAAGAGGGCCACCAGCCTCGCTACCACACGAGTTCACAACCTACTAAGTAAGATTTCTAACCAaaaaaacaactccaaaaactGCTGACTCTTCCAACGTATCCTACCAAAAGAAGGCAGAGAACAGGGTTTTGGTATCAGGTGAACAAACTTAGTCAAGCAACCATGGATCAATCTGACATTTCAAGTGAGAGATCCTCACTACCATTCCTTCGAGAATCACCCAATGACAGATTCCAAATCTCAAagtattaaaatattatttcagGCCGAAACTGAACCTTGCTGTAGGAGAAAAGGTTCAAATCAGGATGTGGGTTAAACACCCTGTAGAAGATGATTCTGAAGGAAGATCCATATGGCTTAGGTCGCCTATAAAAGGGCTTCCTTCGCTCCAGATCTTGGACTCAATGGACAGCTCATTAGAGAGTTGGATAGAGTCTCTTGCAGTTCAGTTGGTTCAACATTGACATAGTAAACATAAGAAGAGGGCacaataaagaagagagagtgagGATAGAAGGAAGGTCTAAAAAGAATGAAAGGGGGCTGAAGAACATTCCTATGGTAGGAGGTTCGGAaacacagaaaaagaagaaggccaCCAGCCTCGCACCAACTCACAACCGTGAGACATTCTGAAATACGATTCCATTACTCAAATCTATCACTGAATTGGGTTACAAGcgtataaataagaaaagagaaactcTAACAAGGAAACAACCTACTAAGATTCCTAACCAATAAGAAATCGAAAACATGTTACTATGCTAAACTATTTCTACGTATCCTAccaaaatttttccaaaataaaataaagaattctAAATATCCTACTGAACCAACCGACCATTCTTGGACCAGGTACATGATCGGGGCTCTCAAACAGGTTCACACGGTCCAAGGAAGTGCTCCTGCATCACAAAGTGCATGTTGCAAGCTATGTGCATGACAAAACTTGAATGTCTCCAGTTTCAATCCAAACAGTTCAAGATTTCTTGCACCTCCAAATTTCCTATATGCAAAACTAAGACCAGTTAATTTCCACCACACTAATTCATCCAAAAGATAATATTCCACGACACTTCCTTTTGAGTCCATGTGTTAAATCTCCACCAGGAAAAACTTTTTCTCCTACACACCAACCTTTTATTTGATTATCCTAACTGCTTTAGCCTTTTCAATTTGATGTTCATAACATAACAAGCACAACCCTCCACCATGACTGTCTTCTGGTGTTCCTCCACTTTCAATTGAAATTTAGCTCTTTCATCCACATGTTCTTCAAATTACAGATGGTCATCTGCAAGTATAAGAACAATATCACCAATGCCGACAGGATAATGGAGACAGCAATATAGGGTATCACTATTCACAGAAGAAATCGTGTGAATAGTGGCATGTCCCATTATTAatatgtttggatccatgtagccgacctcattaagttgggataaggcttagtttgtttTTGTACTATTCACAGAAGAAATCGTAGCTATGCAGAGGGACTTCTTAATTGTGAGACCCAATAAATAAGACCCATTTCAAAGAGCAGTTCGGCAAAAACAATCTAAGAGTCTCCAAAGGTTTTAGCCAAAAGCAATTTTCCCACATTAAGATATGAAGGACAAAAAACCAATCAAAGCTTCAACTTTGGCAGATTCGGATTGATCATTAAGAgtaccaaaaataaattctaacaTGGTGGGCCTTACATGTGGAGATAGGCCTGAAATTTGACACGTTACTAATCCAAGGATGGACCTTCAAGTGCAACAGCTGGTTTGACAAAAGAAGCCCTCAACATGACTCAAAAAAGCCAGACAGTTAAGAGAAGTCTCTCTTatcaaaaaattctaaaaacttCACGAATATCAATGTGTCATCTAAATTGTTAAATCTAACTTGAGCACAAACACCCTCACAACAATGATTAAGTATTGTTTGTTGGGTTACTCTTGAAGAAAAAGCCCCAAATCCAATGAGAACAATCATCTAACCAACTGAGCGTAGTTGATCTGAATAAAACCTTAAAATGGATTAAGAAGTCTCAAGTTCAACATCATCATGGTAAAGCACCAACAACATTTCCAGAAGCTTGTACCCAAACAACTGAAGTCCTACCATCCCTATCTCAATCCTCTCCTCCTCTTGAAGCTCCATTCATACCACTGATTATGAGAGAAAGGCTTACCCACTTCCCTTCTGCCAGGATCAGACAGGCTATCTTCTACGCTAGATACAGTAAAAGCATTGTCAATCCAAGATCATAATCTACATTTTCATGCACTAGACGAGGGAATGCAATTTCAAACAAAGACAATCAGAAGTTTCATGTATTCTAACGGAGAGATCTCACAAAGCAAGGGACTCTTGAAAGGCATGTTGCTCAACGAACGGACATTTTCCACACATAAGTCTCATCTGCTTGTTAATGCACCAAACTCTCCTCTTACTGTGTATCTAGCAAAATGTGGTTCCACCAGATCTCAAAAGGAAAAGGGGATGGACATCAAACCATAAACAACCAGAACGGTGCAAGCATGATACAACTCACTGTATCTCCCAAGAAAAGCCACTTGCTCCTCAACAGCTCATTGTATCTCCTACAcaaaattctcatcttcttgttAACCCACCAAACTCTCCTCTTACTGTATCTAGCAAAATGTTGTTCCACCTGATCTCTAAAGAAAAAGTGGATGGACATCAAACCATAACCAACCAGAACTAAGCAAGCGTGAATAAGCATGATACAGCTCACTGTATCTCCCAAGAAAACCCACTTGCACCTCAACTGGTAGTTTATACAATGCAAAATAATAACAAACCCAAGCAACCTTTCCCCTATGGCCCCCAATTTAAATGAAACAAATATTCACATTCCATTGTTTTTGTCATGACAGAAAAGTATCATGACCTTACTAACTAAAAGAAACTACCAAACTGATCACTGGAATGAACTTACATTGACTCAACAGGAAGAAATTAAAGAGTAGAAGAGACAAATACCATAATAGATAATTATCTTTGTGGAAAGACCAAGAGTACCCACAAGTGTAAAATGAAAACTGGtagcggttttttttttttttttttgggggtggggggaggggggagggtgATTTTCCATATATGAACTCAAAGTCTCACCTTTCTGTCCAGCTTCAAATAATTTCTTGATAACATCACCACTTGACTTTGCGATCATGACAACAGGAATGGTAACATTTAGAGAAGTATCATTTCCATAGCATGACATTGCACTTATATCTAAAAAGTCACAACCAGAAAGAAGGTTAGAATCCAATATCCACAAAGGATCAGGGGTTAATGGACAGAAGAATAATGGAAAAACCAACTAGCCTTAACTGATTATTGAAGAAGAGATAACAGATAGTCTTGTTATTGacaattataattataataataaaaacagtACAAGTAAGATAAGAAATACTAGCCATACAAGGAGTATTGCATCAGGATTTTGAACCCACAATACATGACAGGATCAAAGTTTTCTGCCACCTGAAGGCTAGTAAGTCAAATGATACTGTATGGTTGGTCCCTTAATAATAAGATgaataaaatcataataatgAATATGATGATTATGATAACATACGCACATACGGCTACCTTCTGCATCATTTATCACCAGTAAACCAGATGCACCTCCAGATTGTGCAACTTCTGCCTTAACTGTGAATTCACAATCACCACGCATAGACAAGGCAATAGAATTGGATAACTGCAGAAGCGCCAGGTTGTTTAAGAGAACAGGGGAGAATGCAAATAACAAAGCAAGGTAAGGAAACAACAAGATAGAGCATTTGAGGAACTGTATCCATAATCTAACTGAAGAATGTATAAATATATTGAAACAGGAAACCACTGTTTCTATTGATATTAGACATTGGCCTAAGCCCACTTTAGTGGTGATCTTATCTTGGCTGTTTTTGCATGTCAAATATGGAAAGGATGATTTAACAGCCAAATGTGGAGAGAACTAGTTCAGGAGTTCCCTTATTGAGTTGAAGTCATTGGGGGTTTATGCTGTAATTTTCTTTGGATTATATTAGAAGTGAGTATGGTCCACACAAAAACACATAATACACAAACTCAAGTTGTTTTGGGAGCACAAGCACACATGTGAAACCCGATCATCCTGGCAATCTTCTTGTTTCTTCGCTGTTCTCCTTATTGTTAATCTGTTATTCTATAATCCTGTATTTTGATTGTTTCTTGTTATATCTGTTTTCATTCTGCAGAatctgatttcttctctttaagTTCTAATAATAgtatttaaaattattttacttCTTTGATAAGCATAATTAGTCCCTCGGATGGATACATAATCAAAAGTTCCCAAGTCTCATATACGCTGATGTAAGGTTATTCACCCAAGTAAACTACCCCAAATGGTAAACAAACTCCAAACCAAACACAGATTAAAGTTCCAGATCTGATCTCCAATGAAAGTTACTCAGATTTGACAAATAGGCTGAAAAAGAGAAATACAATATCTCACAAACAAATATCCCAAACTATCCTCTAAATTTGGCTTGAATCCACCAAGTGGGTAGGAAAACAATAACGATCACGGATATCACAATAGGAGGAACTAGGGTTTAGGACCAGATTAACCTGCGGCTGGCTATTGGCAGCCCAGATGGAGCTGGAGGAGCTGGTCGAGTGGTCCTCCTAAGTCCTAGGGTgctcttcaaagttcaaaccctccaaagggccTTGCAAGATGACTGCTGGATTGGGAGATCTGGCCAAGGTCGATCAGGTCACAAAACCCTGACAGCTGctgtctttctcttcctctgggCTGATCTTCAATGGCTCTCTCTGATAGGAGGTCTTTGAGTCTTCAAACAACTTGTAATAAACtctcaaactctctctctctctctcacaagctggaaaagagaagaaaactgaGCAAAGGTGGGATAGATGTGCGTGGGATGGACTTTCTCCGTCCTGGGCCTCTTACCCACAGCTATTGAAGCATCCTTTTTCAGGAATCAAAGAGCAACAACTGCTGTaatttcattcattcattaagCATCAATTGAGTTACAGAAACACCTCTTTATATGGTAGAGGTTACAGACTAACATAGACAGAAGCAagttcaaaaaatcaaaaggatgACCGATTATCTTAATTATACAAAAACCCTATGTATCTGAACTTTAATTCTATTTACCCCACTCTTCTTTAATTTCCAGAATAGCCCATCCCCTTTAAAGTTTTAACTCCAGTTGACCCCACTACTTATTCCCATCACTTTTAAGGGTTTGAATTGTTCCtgaatttacaaaattaccatTCAACCATTAATTTGAGTTATATATCActcttgtgggcccataagtgatCTGATTCCCaattttggaacccggatctgcATCACAATCCCAGAAAAGACCAGTTCTTTTCATTGCCAATTCGAAGCCCAGGTAGAGGAGGGTTGGTGTGTCAGGATGGGAGCAGCATCGTAAAAACCACATAGCCAAATCTATTAGCAGGAACCCTGAACAATTGCTATTTTCACTTGCTTGGATGGCAAAATAGTCGtctagctgaccccatttaattgggataagccTTAGTTGAATCAAGTTGAGTGAAATCCAAGTGAAGCAATCCCTTTctacccaccaccaccaccctccCACCCCAcgcacacacacgcacacacacaaaaaaaaaaaagattccaaggcAAAAGAACTAACATGCACATGATaccaaataatatatattagaaATACAGCAGGTATCaatccaagaaaagaaaaggagggcAAGGGAGCAGTTGGACCTTAGAAGAGGAATTAGAACAGCAATTTAACGGATTTGCAAAAACAACAGGCAACTTAATAGCATTGTCTTCCAGACTTGGCACAAAAGCACCAAAGTTAGCACTTAATCCTTCTATAGTTTCACCTTCAGAACCATCAACCCAGCTCTTCACTAAAACCTGGAAACAAACAAATGAAAACATAATTAAGCTTAGATAATCAGTGCATTGAAGAGTATATCTTTTCCATCAGAATAACATCtaaatcaaaaaataatatgCATTAGAAACATAGACTTTTCACATCCACGGGGTGAAACACtatcatatatattaaaaatgagTTATGGTCTGATATGAGTCGTGGACCCCTATTGGATGCTTTCACATGTGTTTGATGTGTTGGCAGTATTGTAATTAGAATGTACTCAcgatagggggagtgtccctattGTAAGAGTAGTTTAGttttatttggttcagttgttatttagtttcctttatCTATTCTGTTGTAGTTTCCTTGTTAAATTGTAATTCTGATTTTGTGATTGATACAAATATGGCATAGAAGACCAGCGATAGATATTCTCAGAATCTATCGCTGGTTCTTCTTGCTAATGCTGGTTTCGAAGTTCAGGAACAGTTACATTCAGATCTGCTCTTTTTAACCAGTACTAGCAAACCTTCCCAAGGTTTGATatctcgtttcgtttcggttgactgtttcggtggtcaaacggccatattttgacctaaaacttGGTGGATAGAtagttttaaggttaataaacatgcttagaacataaatttgcaaaaatattagaacatgacattgttttagagttacacccttgtttggcagcaaccgtcaAACTGTTCTGGAGATTTTACTTGcttcattgctagaacaagatataatatgatcctaaaaaaaaaaaaaaagatatgcatCTAAGCCATGATCAAAACTTATATGAatattaattaactaatatttgGAGTACTAGAGTAATATACTATGCAACTTCCTAATTCACAAGTCCCAACTAAAGGCATCCACTTAGCATATTAGTTACACAACAGTACAACAGTAATCATAATGACTATCTAGTATCTACTGGAGAGAACTATGACGGCCTGGCTGGATTCCACTCCCAGTACAATGGAGTTGACGTGCATTTTCCTCTGACTGCACCACAAATGCATGCCACTTCATAGTTTAAGAGAAGAATCGAACGTAGTCCTCCACAGCTGCCAAAAAGAATGAGTCATCTATATACTGAAGGTAAGCTATCCGAGGGTATGcatcaccaccatagtatgaagaagaaaaacccGCCATTGAACTACTATCAATTGATGGTTCCGGCAACATGTACAGGTTGGCTGGGTATGAGAATAAACTGTCCACAAAGCCACCGCTATGTGACTGGGTCTAGGAGCCATAGTCAGtactaggaatggatgaaccagatgtatGCCCCATCCTAGTGAATTGACCATAAGGTCCATGATACTCTGACCAGGTGCTCTCTCCAGTAAATTATGGGGCACGCCATTGCCCACTCCCTCTACTCTCACTGTGAGGGTGACTATCCCCTCCATTCAAACTCATTCCGCCAATAGATGTAGATAAACTATCAACGTCTATACAATCTTGCTGCCCATCTCCACTGAATCGATGATGAGGCCCTCTAGTTAGgagtgtcaacggtccgggttggtgcggtttcggcccggttccaccggtttcggtgtgactttggaactgaccgaaaccgacccattaaggatttatcggtttcggtccggtgtcggcttcggtgcggtttgggttcgggttggtaccggtttggatttatcaggttcatttcggtttggatcggttttttaaattggtatggagccattaggaaacaaccaaatgctgaactgctgaacttcggtttcttaaatcgat of the Macadamia integrifolia cultivar HAES 741 unplaced genomic scaffold, SCU_Mint_v3 scaffold1058, whole genome shotgun sequence genome contains:
- the LOC122062511 gene encoding signal peptide peptidase-like 2, which gives rise to MLKLPYVDIHGCINSSFLVCMQSNLVLVKSWVDGSEGETIEGLSANFGAFVPSLEDNAIKLPVVFANPLNCCSNSSSKLSNSIALSMRGDCEFTVKAEVAQSGGASGLLVINDAEDISAMSCYGNDTSLNVTIPVVMIAKSSGDVIKKLFEAGQKVELLLYSPDSPIVGLSEFCIWIMAVGTIILASVWSEFIACEQNDEPYNQLTTKESSNAGTADTEREILDINATGAVIFVITASTFLLLLYFFLSSWFVWVLIVLFCIGCIEVYSSSEDSFYEGNK